TGATTTTGGTTGGACTGGCTGGGAGCGCACTCGTCACGGCCGCGCACCAGGCATCGATTGCGGCCCGCAGCGAGGTGTTTGCAGACCGCCGGTACCGTGCGGATGGGAGCCTGGTTCCCCGGCGTCAGGCGGGTGCAGTCATCGAAGACCCTGCGGAGGCGGTGGCGCAGGCCGTACAAATGGCGACCGCGGGTGTGGTCAAGGCGGAGGATGGGAGTCGTGTACCCGTCGCGGCGGACACCCTCTGCATCCACGGTGATGGGTCGCACGCCGTGACGTTCGCCATGCAGATTCGCCGTGCGCTGGAAGAAGCTGGCGTGCGTGTGGTCGCTTAGGCGTTTGACCGTATCTCCCGGCGGCGGTATGGCTTGTCTTGACGCGGCATTTCTGCGGCCGCCCAACTTTGTGATTCACAGCACGCGGTTCTGCCGGATGACATACTATACCCTGACTGTATCCCATTCTTGTACATCGACCGACAAGGAGGGATAAAAGGATGTCTTCCGGCAAAGACATGCGCGTCAAGTCTCTGCTTACGAACCGGGAGCGCGAAGTTTTTGAACTACTCGTTCAAGACAAAACGACGAAGGAAATCGCAGCCCAGTTATTCGTCAGCGAGAAGACGGTCCGAAATCACATTTCGAATGTGATGTGGGCAGTGTGGCAACGCCAAAGACGAAGACAGAGGGTGTTGCACAATGGGCAGATGCTGTTACCGCGTCCCGCGTTATTATCGACGGATGTACTACAGACGGGGAAGACAGGCCAGCGCAAGGGACTTTTCTGCAGGGGTGAAGTCCTTGGGCGTCATTCTTGGTTGGCTCGTCTGTATCGGTCTGTGCATAGGTCTGCCGCCGCTTGGTATTCCGTTATTGATTGTCGTGATTGTTGTATCAGCCGCCAGACGTCGCCAACGTAAGATCAAGGCTAGACAACAGGAAGCGGCACGTGTTGATCGTGTTTTGAAGTCGAACATCAACGAGATCGACCAGATGACGGGCATACAGTTTGAACAGTACCTATGCGAAGTGTTCAAGCGTAGCGGGTATAAGGTGCAACTAACTTCCACAACGGGGGACTTTGGCGCGGATCTGCTTGTTGAACTGAAAGATGGGCGTAAGGTAGCAGTCCAGGCGAAGCGGTACAGTCAGAGCGTAGGCGTAGACGCCGTTCAGGAAGTGTATTCAGCGGTCAGTTATTATGGAGCGTCTAAAGGCGTGGTAATAACGAATAACGGATTTACCAAGGCAGCCATGCAGTTGGCGGCAAAGAATGGAGTCATACTGATTGGACGTAAGAATCTGATGGCGATGGCGTTGGGTGAGAGGAAGTTGACGGCGTTTCTACCTGCTATGTAAGGAGGAGAAGCGACAATTGAAACCTGCGCTCACAGGTCAATGTCACTTCTTAAAGCAATCCTTTCCCATACCCCTCTCATGATTCGATCCTATATAATCAGACACATTGATTTCCATAGTGAATTACTGGCAAATGCCATTAATGCACTTCCCGTATCAACTCCGCGTTGTCATTCCTCGCGTTCCCAACTGCTTTTGACACGGGATACGCGTACATATCGTCATCAGGATACGGCTTTAGCACGGTCAACAGCTGATTGACGTCAGTCACATGCCGATCCAGCCAAAACCGTTCATGCTGGAAATCACGTAAGATCACCGGCATTCTGTCGTGGATGACCTTCATCTTCATATTCGGCTCACACGTGACGAAGGCGCATGTACTGACACGTTCGCCAGTTTCCGTTTCATACGTATCCCAAATGCCAGCAAACGAGAAAATGTTACGGCTACGTAGTCGAATACGATAAGGCTGTTTAGTGTTTCTATGCCACTCATAATAGCCATCAGCAGGGATGAGACAGCGTTTGCGCTCCAGCAGCTTGCGAAAGGCCATATTCACCGTAATGCCCTCAACGCGTACGTTAATCGGTCGATGGTGTGGGTCACGATGACTCCAAACTTTAGGCACCAATCCCCAGGTCAGTGGACCGATACGCCGTTTAGTTCCATCTGAAATAACGGCAGTTAGCCGCTGTGAAGGGGCGATGTTGTAACGGGGCGGGACTGCATAGTTGCTGTCTGTGATGCCGTAATAGCGTAGAATGCTGCTCCAGTCCTCTGTTAGCGTGAAGCGTCCACACATGTAAAATCATCTCCACGACAATTTTACACAGAACAGGCGTTCGTGTCACGTGAAGGAAATGGGGTCAAAGTCGAGAAGTATTGAACTAACGGGCAGGTTAGTGACAAAAGAGGATACGATAAATTTCCTTCGAAGTAGTTAGTATATGTCTAATTTTGCAGTAAGAGAGGACATTCATCATGAAAATCGTGAGTGCCTGTTTGGTCGGTTGTAAGTGTAGATACGATAATCAATCTGCTTTACATTCAAAAGTCGAGAATTTAGTTCAAAGTCGTCAAGCAGTGCCTGTCTGCCCTGAGCAATTCGGAGGACTCCCGACTCCAAGGAATCCTGCAGAGATTGTAGGCGGAGATGGATTTGATGTACTTGATGGCAATGCCAAGGTTATCGATAGTGAGGGGAATGACGTCACACAGGAGTTTATTGACGGGGCTTACCGAGCACTAAACGTTGCACAGACTATTGGGGCAACAACAGCCATTCTTAAGAAAAATAGCCCCTCCTGCGGAAGTGATTTGATATACGATGGGTCTTTTTCTGGTATGAAGAAGGAAGGAGTGGGCGTGACTGTTGCTCTATTATTACGTAATGGACTAACGGTTACATCCGAAGATGGCGATTAACAAGGGGGTCTCATAGGAATTGCTCTTGAACAAACGGGTGCGTTAGTTTAATAACACTTTGTCCCCCAATGCCTACACTCAGTGCATCTACACATGCAGGAGGGGATGAAGATGCTGCCACTTGTATCAATGGTGCTTACCTTACGTCGGGCAGAGAATGGCCTTAGTATGCGAGATGTTGCCGAAATGGCAGGGGTTGAGCCGAAGGATGTGTTTGAAGCAGAGAATTACATCCATGATGCATCAGTTAGTGCCGTGTGGAAGATTGCCGAAGCGTTGAATGTGGACGTCGACAAGATTCAGGATCTAGAAAGGGAATTCAATCCGTATTATTGCTAGGGCCGCCAAAAGGCGGCTCTTTCACTTTAATCATCCCAAAAATCATCCGCGTATTCTTCGTCATAGGCGCGCAGTGCTTCACGTAACTTTTTACGGTTTCGCCAACCAGGTCGTGCATCATCTTTGCTTGCAAGCCTGCTGATTGTGCCGCGTGAAACGCCAGACTTCTGACTTAATTCCTCCTGTGTTACTCCCTGTTCTTCCATCCACTTTCCGAACCGCGTGCGCGGCCTGCCTAATCCGAACCATCCCACGAATATCACCTCATCCGCAGGATTGTCCGAAATGATCATTTTCAAACAGTGATCATAGTGGAAAAGCAGGTTTACATAAATAATCTCATCACACGTTGATGGGAGGCGGTGCATGATGATTTACGGTGAAGTCCGAAAGGTTGTCACGTTCAATCTGAACCGTCCAGAAGAAAGAGAAATGTACGAGTTGGCAAACAGTATCAAGTTTGCGCCACTCGTGAAGCGGTATCTGTTGCAGGAACTGAGACGGCGCAAATCTACGGTTACGGCAGGCTCGTCATCTATCCAAGTGAGGACAGAGTGATGGAGAACCGTCCAGACGCGTTCTTACACCAACTAACCGTCCTGGCTGTTTGTGGGTATGCCTTGGCACTTGTGAGATCGGGTTATTTTGGCGGGGGCATTTGGCAACAGGTAATGGATTGGCTTGGAGCATAACCACGGTGGAGGTGTATCAAGTGAAACCTGTAACAGCAATCGCAGTTATTACGTTCGCCGGTGCAGCTGTAGCCGCTGTATTTACGTCGGCAAGCTATCCTATCGCAATATGGGCGGTCGGGTTTGCTGCTTTGCAGAAGTTTCGTTCCCCCGCCACGCAATGCCCATTGATGCAGATAGCAGCCAGTAAAGAACGGGGTGAGGGCTGATGTGGTTCTTTCGTATCGCTACATGGGCAACAACGAAGATAAACCCGTCAGAAGTTACTACACAGGTAAACATGCAGGATCTGTTTGACGCCATATCATCACTGTTTGGGGGCTGAACAGCATGGTATTGTCCAGTGTGTTCGCCGTTCCTGTTGCGTCCAAGATTATCGCGTCAGGCTGTCTCGGTAGTGCAACCGGCCTAACAGTCTATCAAGCCCTTCACAGAGGCCCGCAGAAGCCCCTACAAGACGTTTTCGCGGCCTGTGGGTTGTGCAATACGGGGAAGGATGGTAAGCCGCAACCGTGGCGTATAAAGCGCGTGCAGAAGTCCACAATGGGGATAACGTATGTACTGCGGTTTCCGTTTGGTAAGACGTTCGCAGACGTTACGCGCAAGGCCGACGCAATCAGTACCGCCCTATGTGCAGACGTCTCATTACATCAGGACGGCGGGTATCTGATATTAGACATTCCGCAATATCCGTTGTCTACGTTTATCTCGTATCCAACGAGAATCCTTAACGTGACGCGGGGGACATGGCGCGTACCGGTTGGACTGTCTCCGAATGGCTGGACGTGGCATGACTTCGATGTGTTTCCACACTTGCTGATTGCAGGGCCAACACGCGGCGGAAAGACGGTACTGCTAAAAAGCATCATCACAACGCTATTACTTAGCCATTCAGCAACGGATATAGAGCTAATTGGCGTAGACATGAAGCCGCAATCCCTGGCGTTTAGGAAATTCGGTCCTGTCTGGACTTCGTTGGTTGACCGTCCTGAAGCCTTTGTAGACGTCATACAGGACGCAATCTTTGAATTAGAGAAGCGTGCAGACAAGTTGGCTAAGGCAGGCTGTGAATCAGTCCAGGAATACGAGGAAACAACGGGGCACAGGTTCCCCCGCCGCTTTATCATCGTTGACGAGTACGGACGTAGTTTCGGGAGTCCATGTGAAGACGAAATAGCGACGGGAATGATGCAGCTTACAGCAATGGGGGCAGGATTGGGTATTCATGTGATTTTGGCTACACAGCGGCCAGACGCGGAAATCATCAACGGTAAGATTCGAGCAAACCTAGAATCGGTCGTATGTTTCCGCGTTGCTAATGGCGTGCAGTCTCGCGTCATTCTCGGACACGAAGGAGCAGAGACACTACCGAAGATTCGGGGACGCGCTATCTACAGTGCAGGTGATGAAACTGTACTGCAGGTGCCTTACATCTCGGATAAGACACTGCAACGGTTATTGTCCAGCAGGCGTCCAGCTAGGGGCAAGCATGGAAACGGAGAGTGGAAAACAATCCAGGCTCGTTCGCTCAGAGTTGGTGAGGACTTATGACGGATAAACAACCCCATAAACCTACTTATGTAGGTAGGGATGTGGTTGCGCGGGCTGTGTTGCGTATGCTTGAACAATGTAACTGCTGTTCTACGGCGCACGTCGCGCAGTTGTACGCGCATACGACAAGGCCGATGCATAGGGCATGGACAGTGTTGGAGCATCTACGGCAACGGGACTATATCGAGTCCTGGCGTCCAGCGTTTGACCATCCAGCAGTTCACCGGCTCAGTCGTCGTATTCGTCGAAAGTATGATCTGCCGCTTGTCCGATGGAATGGACGCTTGTCTCATCGATTGGCTATTACAGATGTCTATATGACGCTTGGAATGCCTGAGGACTTCGTTACAGAACCGCGTGCAGAGTTTATTTGGCAGGGTAAACATCACGTACTATCTCCAGACGCTTACACGCGGGGGATGTTGATTGAAGTACAGCGCAGTTCTATGACGGCTGAACAGTGGAAGCAGAAGCGCAGGATGTATGAACTGTTCTTCCGTTTGGGCGTGTGGGAACAGTATTTTGAGGAACGGCCTACGGTTGTTATAGTCCAGTCTCATGAACAGCAGTTGTCCACCATCGGGGCGGCTATAGGCTACGAAATGAGAGTAGTACGGGGCATTCGGGAGGTGATGCCGAGTGGGGATGGTCGGGATGTCGTCAATGTTGGGGAAGGCGATAGGTAAGGCTATAGCAAAGCAATTCGTTGAGAAGCCGCAAAGAATCAAAGTGCCAGATCCACAGAAGATACTTGAACACATGAGCCATCAGAGACACTTGGACCTGTCAGAACTGTATGAGGTACTGTATGCAGCCAAGACGCCCCGAAGCGTAAACGAGATAATTAAGTATCTGAAGAGTGACGCGGCAAGCAACCTGACGTTATGGCAGCGAGGGAAGATGATACATGAATGCTTTGACAAAATAGACATTCTGCACACGATACAGAGTCTACTGCACTAAAAATTAAAACGCCCTTAACCGTCAGAGATGACAGTCAGGGCGTTCCTTTACGTCTATAGGCTATTATGCTCCAATCGATTCAAAGAACGGTATAAACGCCTTCTGAAGCGTCTGTAGCAACGTCTTTTCATCCTGAATACCCAACGTCTGAACCACATCATTTACAGAGTGTCCATCTTTGAACATGCGGCAAGCGGTTTGTAACTGCTCGTCCAACGTAGAGGCGTACCGGTGGAATTCTTCTTCATGCTTGATAATTAGGCTCGTAGCACGCGTAAACGGGGCAATCTTGGCGACGTGTTGCGCTTGACGGTGATATTCCGCAATAGACGCCTGAGCAGCATTTCTTGCCTTCTGTGTGGCTGTCAGACGGTACTGTGTGACGAGCTGTGAAGGTTTAACGTTACGATCCATGCACTCAATCAACGAATCATGGAGAGTGGATTTAATCTGTTCTGGTTCCAGGTTTAGCGGTTTAGCCTGTAGTACGAATGTGAGGCGTTGACGTTCAGTGTTTACCATGCCCATGTGGTAGGCAGTTTCAGCAAGAATTGCGTTCATCTGTATAACTGCTTCTATGGCGTTGTCTAGAGTGGATGTACCCTTCTGAAGCCCGATCAATTGCTGCAGTAACTTGATTTCGGACCTTCTGTATCCGTTGCTGGCTTCGTGTACCGCTTCTACGATCTTTGATAATTGGACTGTAGACATAGTAAACCCCTCCAAATTTGTGGTTTTGGTTGCATTAACCGGAGGGATTGCGCTATAATTAATTTCACGCATCCTTTGGGGTGCAACCGTAGGGACTGCTCGTCCTGCCGCCAAGCTGATCGAGCGGTCCTTTACTGTTCCTCTTGTTCATTCTTCCTTGCGTACTGCCGTGAATCTCCTTCAGCAATCCACTGTATCAACGCTTCACGACTGAATAGCCACTTTCGCCCGACTTTACGGGCCGGAATGCGTTCTTCTGCCAATAACCGAATCAGCGTGTTCTTACTGACTTCCAACAACTCTGCTACCTGTTCAAACGTAAGTATTTCGTCGACAATTCATCACCTCGATTTCATAATAAAATGGAGTTAAGTGGTGTTGTATTACGCTTAACATAAACTTAAATGTTGCTTATATGGACTATTCGACGCCCGGGTAATGTTTCCTCCTAATCCATAGAAAAAAATTCATGATTGTGACGTCAGCCAGTTAGGGCAGTTTGTACTACGGGTGTAGACATACTATAATACATACAAGATACATACAAGATAGGAAGTGAGAATGTGGCTGTCCATATTGACGGCTGGAGTGTAGTACCGCAATACCGCAAGTGCGGTAAGGGGAACTGTAAAGTCTGTCACACTGGCAAGGGGCACGGTCCATACTATTACGGTACACGCCTGCAGAACGGCAAACGTTGCAGTAAATATTTCGGACAGTCACTGCCTGACACACAAGATGATACACAAGATGAAATTAGGCCGCTGCAACAAGAGTTGGCAGAAGCCAAACGGCTAATTGCCGTATTGCAAGCGGAGAACGCAACATTACGCAAGCAACTGCAGCCAACGAGCGTTAGAGCCGCTGAGGAACTGTCTCAGGCGGACGTTGAACAGATATGGGCGCGAGTAGTCAAAAACGCTGGAGACATGTCCGAGAACGTGTTACAGACCGCATACAGCAGCCTGATACGCGGTTTGTTCGGAAAAGGCAACACGTACACAAGATTGCATACAGGACGCGGGGGACGTCCGTATGTCTGCCCGTTCCGAGGGCCGCGTTTCAGATACAAAGACCCGGTACGACTCGTAGAGACTGCTGCAAAGTGGATAATCATAAATGAGCAGATACGACAGGATAACAAGGCGGAATTAAGGAAGAAACGAGAAGCTATAGAACGTTATGGTACGCTGATTTAGCGTCAGGAGTTGATGAATGATGACAGAAGGCGCACGACTGATATATACGTTTGAATCTGAATCTGGACCGACATACGTTTATGCTGCTCCACCAGATTACACAACGGAAGAAGAACGTCGGGAACAGGTAAGGCAGT
Above is a genomic segment from Alicyclobacillus cycloheptanicus containing:
- a CDS encoding restriction endonuclease: MGVILGWLVCIGLCIGLPPLGIPLLIVVIVVSAARRRQRKIKARQQEAARVDRVLKSNINEIDQMTGIQFEQYLCEVFKRSGYKVQLTSTTGDFGADLLVELKDGRKVAVQAKRYSQSVGVDAVQEVYSAVSYYGASKGVVITNNGFTKAAMQLAAKNGVILIGRKNLMAMALGERKLTAFLPAM
- a CDS encoding SOS response-associated peptidase, encoding MCGRFTLTEDWSSILRYYGITDSNYAVPPRYNIAPSQRLTAVISDGTKRRIGPLTWGLVPKVWSHRDPHHRPINVRVEGITVNMAFRKLLERKRCLIPADGYYEWHRNTKQPYRIRLRSRNIFSFAGIWDTYETETGERVSTCAFVTCEPNMKMKVIHDRMPVILRDFQHERFWLDRHVTDVNQLLTVLKPYPDDDMYAYPVSKAVGNARNDNAELIREVH
- a CDS encoding DUF523 domain-containing protein, whose protein sequence is MKIVSACLVGCKCRYDNQSALHSKVENLVQSRQAVPVCPEQFGGLPTPRNPAEIVGGDGFDVLDGNAKVIDSEGNDVTQEFIDGAYRALNVAQTIGATTAILKKNSPSCGSDLIYDGSFSGMKKEGVGVTVALLLRNGLTVTSEDGD
- a CDS encoding helix-turn-helix domain-containing protein, whose translation is MLPLVSMVLTLRRAENGLSMRDVAEMAGVEPKDVFEAENYIHDASVSAVWKIAEALNVDVDKIQDLEREFNPYYC
- a CDS encoding helix-turn-helix domain-containing protein produces the protein MGWFGLGRPRTRFGKWMEEQGVTQEELSQKSGVSRGTISRLASKDDARPGWRNRKKLREALRAYDEEYADDFWDD
- a CDS encoding FtsK/SpoIIIE domain-containing protein, whose amino-acid sequence is MLIAGPTRGGKTVLLKSIITTLLLSHSATDIELIGVDMKPQSLAFRKFGPVWTSLVDRPEAFVDVIQDAIFELEKRADKLAKAGCESVQEYEETTGHRFPRRFIIVDEYGRSFGSPCEDEIATGMMQLTAMGAGLGIHVILATQRPDAEIINGKIRANLESVVCFRVANGVQSRVILGHEGAETLPKIRGRAIYSAGDETVLQVPYISDKTLQRLLSSRRPARGKHGNGEWKTIQARSLRVGEDL
- a CDS encoding replication-relaxation family protein, which encodes MLEQCNCCSTAHVAQLYAHTTRPMHRAWTVLEHLRQRDYIESWRPAFDHPAVHRLSRRIRRKYDLPLVRWNGRLSHRLAITDVYMTLGMPEDFVTEPRAEFIWQGKHHVLSPDAYTRGMLIEVQRSSMTAEQWKQKRRMYELFFRLGVWEQYFEERPTVVIVQSHEQQLSTIGAAIGYEMRVVRGIREVMPSGDGRDVVNVGEGDR
- a CDS encoding helix-turn-helix domain-containing protein codes for the protein MLEVSKNTLIRLLAEERIPARKVGRKWLFSREALIQWIAEGDSRQYARKNEQEEQ
- a CDS encoding DUF6788 family protein; the encoded protein is MAVHIDGWSVVPQYRKCGKGNCKVCHTGKGHGPYYYGTRLQNGKRCSKYFGQSLPDTQDDTQDEIRPLQQELAEAKRLIAVLQAENATLRKQLQPTSVRAAEELSQADVEQIWARVVKNAGDMSENVLQTAYSSLIRGLFGKGNTYTRLHTGRGGRPYVCPFRGPRFRYKDPVRLVETAAKWIIINEQIRQDNKAELRKKREAIERYGTLI